One Skermanella sp. TT6 genomic window, GGGCGGAAAGAAAAAGAAGAAGGCGGTCCTGGAAATGGCGGGAGAGGTGCTGCGCGACGCCCGCGAGGTCGCGGCGGTCGAGGCGCACTGGCACGTGCTGGGATCGGGCCAGGTGCCGGACAAGCCGGTGAAGAAGTACAAATACATCGACGAGCTGGCGAAGCTGCAGTTCGAGCTCATCAAGCTCCAGGAATGGGTGCGGGTCGAGGGGCTGAAGGTCTGCATCATCTTCGAGGGGCGGGACGCCGCCGGCAAGGGCGGGGTGATCAAGCGCATCGCCGAAAGCCTGAACCCGCGCGTCTGCCGGATCGTGGCGCTGGGCACCCCGACCGAGAAGGAGCGGGGGCAATGGTACTTCCAGCGCTACGTCGCCCAGCTGCCCGCCAAGGGCGAGATCGTCCTGTTCGACCGCAGCTGGTACAACCGCGCCGGCGTCGAGAAGGTGATGGGCTTCTGCACCGACGACGAATACGAGGAGTTCCTGCGTTCCTGCCCGCTGTTCGAGGAGATGCTGGTCCAGTCCGGCATCATCCTGATCAAGTACTGGTTCTCGGTCAGCGACGAGGAGCAGGAGCGCCGCTTCATCGAGCGCACCACCAACCCGATCAAGCGCTGGAAGCTGAGCCCGATGGACCTGGAGTCGCGCAAGCACTGGGTCGAGTATTCCCAGGCCAAGGACGTCATGCTGAAGCACACCGACCTGAAGCGCACGCCCTGGTACATCGTGGATGCCGACAACAAGAAGCGCGCCCGCCTGAACTGCATCGCCCACCTGCTCCGCCAGATCCCCTACAAGGACCTGCTGCCCGAAGCCCTGGAACTGCCACCACGGCAGGAGGACACGGGGTACAAACGTCCGGCGAAGTCGGACCAGCGCTGGGTGCCGGGGATCTATTGAGGGGGCGGCGCGTTCCGATCCGCCTCAATCCTCCGCGTGGCCGGGCCGGGAGCGGGTGATGGCGACGCTCAGCAGGATCACCGGCAGGATGCCGACGGCGACGATCGCCAGCGCCGGGGCGGAGGCTTCGGCCAGGCGCTCGTCGGCGGCGAGCTGGTAGGTTCGCACCGCCAGCGTGTCGAAGTTGAAGGGGCGGACGATCAGGGTCGCCGGCAGCTCCTTCATCACGTCGACGAACACCAGCAGGCCCGCCGTCAGCAGGCTGCCCAGCATCAGGGGCGCATGGACCTTGACCAGCGTGCCCGACGGGGTCTGGCCCAGCACGCGGGACGCTTGGTCCATGTTGGGCCGGATCTTGCCCAGGCTCGCCTCGATCGTGTTGAACGATACGGCCAGGAAGCGGACCAGATAGGCGAAGATCAGCGCCGCGATCGTTCCGCTCAGCAGCAGGCCGGTGGAGATGCCGAAATGCTCGACCAGGAAGGCGTCGAGCGCATTGTCCAGCCGGGCGAACGGGATCAGCACGCCGATGGCGATCACAGATCCCGGCACCGCGTAGCCCATCGAGGCGATCCGCACCGCGCCCTTCAGGACGGGGGAGGGGCGGAGCCGCAGCCCGTAGGCGAGGACGACGGCCAGGGCGACCGCCAGGACCGAGGTCAGCGCCGCCAGCAGGATGCTGTTGGTCGCCAGGGTCCAGAACATCGCTCCCAGGAGCGCGTCGCCGTCCTCCAGGGCAAGGTCCAGCAGCGCCGCCGCCGGCACTAGGAAGCCCAGCAGCAGCGGCAGCACGCAGGCGGCCAGCGCCGCGGCGCCGCGCAGGCCGCGCAGGCGGTAGCTGGGCAGGCGGCGGTACCGGCTTGTCGTGTGGTGGAACTTGGCGGATCCCCGAGACCAGCGCTCCATCAGCATCAGCACCAGAACGAACAGCATGAGCACGGAGGCGAGCTGCGCCGCCGCGACCGGCTGGCCCATGGCGAACCAGGTCCGGTAGATGCCGGTGGTGAAGGTGTCCACGGCGAAATACTGCACCGTGCCGAAGTCGGCCAGCACCTCCATCAGGACCAGCGCCAGCCCCGCGACGATCGCCGGCCGCGCCAGGGGCAGCGCCACGCCGAAGAAACTGCGGTAGGGGCCGCGCCCCAGGGTCCGGCTGACCTCCAGGACGCAGACCGACTGCTCCAGGAAGGCGGCGCGCGACAGCAGGTAGACGTAGGGGTACAGCACCAGGGTCAGCATCGCGACGGCGCCGCCCAGCGAGCGGATGTTGGGGAACCAGTAGTCGTGGCGGGTCCAGCCGGTCAGCTCGCGCAGCGTCGTCTGCACCGGCCCGACGAACTGCAGAAGGTCGGTATAGACATAGGCCATCACATAGGCCGGAACCGCCATGGGCAGCAGCAGAGCCCATTCCAGCACGCGGCTGCCGGGAAACCGGCACATGGTGACCAGCCAGGCCGTTCCGACGCCGATCACCAGCGTGCCCGCCCCGACGCCCAAGACCAGCTTCGCCGTGTTGCCCAGGTAATAGGGCAGCACCGTCGAGGCGAGGTGGGACCAGACGCCGTCGGTCGGAATGAAGATGCGGCTCACCACCACCACCACCGGAAGCGCCACCAGGCAGGCGATCAGAAGGGTGGCGGCCGTCCAGCCGCTCGGCAGCAGGCGGTGGCGGGCTCGGTCGGCGGCGATGCTCAGGGCGTTGAGGGTCAAGGGTTCGACTTCGCTGGAACGGGGTTCACCGGGAAACCGCTATCGTTCCATATGCTGCTAATAAGTCGCAATGACAAGATCGACGCACCCGCCCCGGTTCGGGGCAGGTCCCTGCCCGGAGCGGGATTATTTGGTGCCGAACATCCGGTCGCCGGCGTCGCCCAGGCCGGGAACGATATAGGCGTTCTCGTCCAGGTGGCTGTCGAGCGCAGCGGTGAAGACCGCCACGTCGGGGTGCGACTTCTGGAACACGCGCACGCCTTCCGGCGCCGCGACCAGGGCCATGAAGCGGATGTTGCGGTCCTCGACGCCGTGGCGGTTCAGCACGTCGCATGCATAGGCGGCGGAGTTGCCGGTCGCCAGCATGGGGTCGACCAGGACGAAGATGCGGCCCTCCGGCTCCGGCAGCTTGACCAGGTACTCCACCGGCTGCTTCGTCTCGTGATCGCGGTAGAGGCCGATATGGCCTTCGCGCGCGGACGGCACCAGCTCGTGCAGTCCCTGCGCCATGCCCAGCCCGGCGCGCAGGATCGGCACGATGGCGAGCTTCTTGCCGGCCAGCACCGGGGCGTCCATCGGCGCCAGCGGAGTCTCGATCCGCTCCGTCGTCATGGGGAGGTCGCGGGTGATCTCATAGCCCATCAGCAGCGCGATCTCCTTCAGGAGGGCGCGGAACCCCATGGTCGAGCGGTTCCGGTCGCGCATGTGGCTGAGTTTGTGCTGGATCAGCGGGTGGCTCAGGATAAACAGGTTCGGAAAGTCGGGATGGGTCTGCATGGGGCGGGCTTTTCCGAAGCTGTTGAGGCGAGGCGGTCGAATGACTGCGGCAGAATAGCGCGCGGAGGCGGAGCGAGAAAGGGTGGTTATGGGCTGGGCCACGGCCGGCGAGGCCCTGGACGTCGAGGGCCGGAAAAGACTGGGGCCGGAAAAGACTGGAGCCGGCACGCTTGCGCGGCCGGCTCCAATCCAACGAACTCGATGTTGCCGATCCCGATGCCGGCTCGATAGCCGGGGGACCGACCGTCAGGTCAGGCGGCGGCCTGCTGCTGCTCGACCTTGGCGGCGATGCGGCGCTTGATGCGGCGCGCTTCGAGGCTCAGGGACGCGTCCTTGGTGTCGAGCAGGAAGGCGTCGAGGCCGCCCTTGTGCTCGATCGTGCGGATCGCGTTGGTCGACAGGCGGAGGCGCACCATGCTGCCCAGAGCGTCGCTCAGCAGCGAGGTTTCCTGCAGGTTCGGATGAAAGCGGCGGCGATTCTTGTTGTTGGCGTGGCTGACGTTGTTGCCAAACATCACGCCCTTGCCGGTCACGGCGCAACGTCGTGCCATCGGACAGGTCCTTAACTCTGTGAACACAAAAACCAGGTCCGGACGGCACCTCCGCCCGGCGGAAGCGGGTTTATAGGCAGGCCGTCCGGAGAAGTCAAGCCGAGGGGACCCGGAAATCAAACTTCCAGCGGCCGGGACGGCCGGGCGGGTCCGGCCGCCGGGGAAGCCTGCTGCAGGTCGACCAGCTCCACCATGGCCGGCGTGATCGGGAAGGGCAGGAAGTTCGCGGCGACGCGGGCGAAGCGGTCGGGAGCGTCGGTCGCCAGCAGGCGGATCTCCGCCGGGAAATGCACGTTGCGGGAGGCGACCCCGGCGCGGTCCAGCATCAGGGCGACCCTGTCGGCGGTGGTGCGGGCGCTGTCCACCAGGACAACGCCAGGGCCGACCACCGTCTCCAGCACGGGGCTCAGGAGCGGGAAATGGGTGCAGCCCAGCACCAGGGTATCCGGCCTGGAGCCGGCGTCCTTGTCCGCGAACAGGGGCGCCAGATAGCGCCGCGCGGCGGCTTCGGCCACCGGCCCGTCGAGCCAGCCTTCCTCCGCGAGCGCCACGAACACCGAGCAGGCCCGGGTGGCGATCTCGGCGTCCCCCCGGATCCGGCGGATCGCCGCCTCGTAGGCGCCGGCCCGCGCCGTGCTCTCGGTCGCGATCACCGCGATCCGCCCGCTGGCCGACGCGGCGCAGGCCGCCTCGGCGCCCGGCTCGATCACGCCCGTCACCTCGATCTGGGGATAGGCGTCGCGGAGCGCGTCGAGCGCGTGGGCCGACGCGGTGTTGCAGGCGACCACCAGCAGCTTGATGCCGCGCCCGACCAGCAGCCCCGCCGCCTGGACCGCGTAGCGGGCGATCGTCTCGGGGCTCTTGGTGCCGTAGGGCAGGCGGGCGGTGTCGCCCAGGTAGAGCAGCTGCTCGGTCGGCAGCCGCTCGCGGAGTGCCCGCAGCACGGTCAGGCCGCCGACACCGCTGTCGAAGATGCCGATCGGCCGGTCATGGAAGGTCATGGAGACTCACCGGAGGGAGGGCCAGGGGAAAGGATCTCCCGACCCTGGGCCAATATGGTGAAGACGCAGTTAATCAAGATTGCCGCCACCCGCGGCACGCTCAGGGCAGCAGCTTCAGGCCCATTTCCCAGAACCCGGCTTCCAGCCGGCTCGCGGTCGTGAAGGTGCGGGCCAGGTCGGGGAACCGCGCCTCCCCGCCGCGCCTTCCGTACAGGCTGTCCAGCTGGTCGATCTCGGCCGCCGCGACGGCGCGGTATTCCTCGCCGGCATACATCTCGATCCAGGCGCGGTAGGGGTTCCCCTCCAGCCGCGTCGCCGGATCGGCCGTCAGTTCCGCGGCGATCTCCGCGTAGCCGACGATGCAGGGCGCCAGCGCCACGTGCAGGTCGAGCAGGTCGCCGGCCGTGCCGCGTTCCAGCACGTAGCGGGTATAGGCCAGGGTGCCGGTCGCCTCGGGAGAGGCCGCCATGGCCGCCTCGTCCAGGCCCCATCCGGCGCAGAACCCGACGTGCAGCCCCATTTCCAGGTCCAGGATCGCCGAGAGCGACGCGCCCGCCTGCCGCATGTCGGCCAGGGTGTCGCTCTTGTAGACCGCCAGCGCGTAGGCGCGGGCGAAATGGATCAGGAACAGGTAATCCTGGATCAGGTAGTGGCGGAACGAGGCTTCGGGCAGGCTGCCGTCGCCCAGCCGGCGGACGAACTCGTGGCGGGTGTAGCCCGTCCATTCCGGTCCCGCCGCCTCCTTCAGGCGGTCGAACAGGCGTGCGGCCATCGGGCGTCAGCCCATCATGTTGCGCGTGCCGGAGGGCAGCCGGACCGTCAGGCCGTCAAGCTCCTCGGACATGATGATCTGGCAGCCCAGGCGGGAGGTCTTGGTCAGGCCGAAGGCGAGGTCCAGCATGTCCTCCTCGTCCTCGGACGCGTCGGTCAGCAGGTCGTACCATTCGGGTTCGACGATCACGTGGCAGGTCGAGCAGGCCAGCGAGCCCTCGCACGCCCCTTCCAGGTCGATGTCGTTGCGATGGGCGATTTCCAGCACCGACAGGCCCAAGGGCGCATCCACGTCGCGCTTGTTGCCCTCGGTGTCGATGAATGTGATCTTCGGCATGATGCCACAACTCCGTCGTTCTTCACTTACCGGTCGAAAACCCGAGACGCGGGACTAAAGGTTCGACCTATCGCCCCGTCAAGCGAATCCTTCATCATTTCCACCGATTTCCTCCGCGTGTCCTCCCGGCGCGTCTCCCCGCGGACCGTCTCAGGGAGCGTCGCCGCGCAGGCCGGGACGCCGCCGCCGCGCCGCGCCGGTGAGCGCTTCGAGCCGCTCCAGCCGGTGGACGATGAGCGCCGCGGCGTCCAGGTCCCCGGCGCGGAACGCGGACGACAGGTCGTGGATGCACTGCTCCGTGCCGCGGGCGGCCTGGTTGGCCACCCGGTCCAGTTCCGCCGTGTCGCCGGCACCCGCCAGGGCGGCCTCCATCCCGTCGAGTTCCGGATCGGCGGGGGTCGGCTGGCCGGCGCCATGGACGATGTCGAGCAGGAACCGGGCGCGGCGGATCGGATCGCGCAGCGTGTCGTAGGCGTGCCTGAAGGCGTCGAACTGCGCCCGCGCGTTGGATTTCTCCCGCGGCCCCTTGCTCTCGAACCGTTCCGGCGCGAGGGTCCGGCGGAAGCCGGCGAACTGCCGCTCCAGCGTCGCGGGGTCCAGGTCGAAGCGGACCGGCAGCCCCAGCCGCGTGAAGGGATCGATCGAGCGCGGCGGCTGCACCGTGCCGCAGTTGTGGCAGAACAGCGCGCGCGGCGAGACCGAATGCGAGCAGAGCCAGCACGGGACCAGGTCTCCCGCCACGGTTCCGGGCCCGCCGCCGATTCCGCCTTTTCCCGAGCCGCCCCGTGCCCCGCCGCCTTTGCGTTCAATCATGCCGCATCGCTTCTGAATGTTATGGAGCCAGAATGTCATGGAGCCGGTGCCCGGGGTGACGGAACCCGTATCCCGCGGGCTGGCCTGCGTCCTTACAGGTCGTGCGTCTTTACAGATAAGGTGTTCCCCGGGCAACGCCATACGTCGCGGCCAGACCTTCGGACAAACCGTCAGGACCCGGCCGTGGCGCGTGCCCGGCGCCGGCACAGCGCGCTCCAGGCATCGACGAAACGGTCGATTTCCTCCGGTCCCGTCGCCCAGCCCAGGCTGACCCGGATGGCGGAGGACGCTGCGCCGGCATCCACGCCCATCGCGGTCAGCACGTGCGACGGCTTGACCTTGCCGCTGGAGCAGGCAGAGCCGGCGCTGACCGCCACGCCGGCCAGGTCCAGCGCCATGATCTGCGTTTCGCTCGGGATGCCCGGGATCGACACGCAGGTCGTGTTCGATACCCGCGGCGCGGCTCGGCCATGGATCAGCACGGGCACGCCGGCCGCTTCCGCCGCCTCGGCGATGCGCCGCTCCAGCCCGTCGCGCAGCCGGCCCAGCCGATCCGTCCCGTCCGCGGCGTCCCGAGCGAGCCTGGCGGCGGCGCCGAACCCGGCTATCCCGGCGACATTCTCCGTGCCGGCCCGGCGGCGCTGTTCCTGCCCGCCGCCGCGGAGCACGGGAATGATCGGGATGCCGTCCCGCACCACCAGGGCGCCCACGCCGTGGGGACCCCCCAGCTTGTGGGCCGACAGGGTCAACAGGTCGATCCCGAGCGGGTCGGCGTCGATGCCGATGCGGCCGGCCCCCTGCACCGCGTCGCAATGGAACAGCGCGCCGTGGGCATGGGCGAGGCGCGACGCCTCGGCGACCGGCTGGATCACGCCCGTCTCGTTGTTGACCAGCATGACCGAGACCAGGGCCGTCCCGCCGTCCCGCGCCAGCATCCGGTCGAGCGCCGCGAGGTCGACCGTGCCGTCCCGCGTGACCGGGATCCGCTCCGCATCGGGAACGGTCTCCAGCACGGAATCATGCTCGATCGCCGACACCAGCACGCGGCGGCCGTTGCCCCTCGCGGCTCCCGTGGCCAAGGCCGACGTGTTCGCCTCGGTCCCGCCCGACGTGAACACGACCCGCGCCGGGGCGACGCCGGCCAGCGCCGCCACCTCGGCCCGCGCGTCCTCCACCAGCCGCCGCGCGCGCCGGCCGAAGCCGTGGACGGAGGAGGGGTTGCCGGCGGTCTCCAGCGCCGCCATCACGGCGTCGCGCACGGCGGGCAGGATGGGCGCGGTCGCGTTGTAGTCGAGATAGGCCGTGCCGGGCATCTGGGTCGGATTCTCCAGCTTCGGGTCCTATTCGGCCGCCGCGGCCCGGGGTTCGCTGACCGCTTCCGGCAGCATGACGTGCGACGAGCCGAGGATGCGGCGCTCGCAGACGTCGGCGACGGTGACGCTGCTGAGGTAGAGGTGGATCTGGTTGCCCAGTTCCTCCCACAGGTCATGGGTCAGGCAGCGGCTGCGGTTGGTCCTGCAGCCGGCCGGCGACCCGGCGGCGCAGCGCGTGGCGCGGATCGGCTCGTCCACCGCCAGGATGATGTCGGAGATCCGCATCGCGTCGGCCGGATGGGCCAGGAGATAGCCGCCGCCGGGACCGCGGACGCTCTTGACGAGGCCGCCCTTGCGCAGCTTGGCGAACAGCTGCTCCAGGTACGAGAGGGAGATTTCCTGGCGTTCGGCGATGTCCGCAAGTGCGATCGGGCCGCCGCGGCTGCTGCTTGCAAGATCGACCATCGCCATCACGGCATACCGCCCCTTGGTGCTCAGTCTCACGTCGGCCTCCCTGTTCCTGTTCCCGGGCGGTGCATCGGCACTACCCCTGCGATGTCCCGGTGATCCCGCCATGGATTTGCTTGCGAAGATGCTTGATCACTCGGTTACTCGCTGTGATATAGTCGGCGGTCTTGTCGGACTGGTATGACCAACGTCTGGGCTATACCCGCTTGATGACGTTGGAGGTATCATCCGATATATGATGACCCAGTGCAGTGGTCAAGTATTGCAACGGCGGGATCTTCTCATGCTCTGGTGAATATCCTACCTTCCGCCTTGGTTTTTCCCTTGGTCGGGATTTTCATCGAGCCCCGCCGCCCATGCCGCCAGGTATGGGCCAACCTGTTTTCGCCGGGACCCAAACCGCAATGCCTGAAGTAATGATCAATGGACCGGCCGGACGGATCGAAGGCCGGTATATTCACGGCAAGCAGCCCAACGCTCCCGTCGCGCTGTTCCTGCACCCCCATCCCCATCATGGCGGAACCATGAACAACCGGGTGGTCTACACCCTGTTCCATGCGTTCGGCCGGCGCGGCTTCTCGACGCTGCGGTTCAATTTCCGGGGGGTCGGGCGCAGCCAGGGCAGCTACGACCGGGGCGAGGGGGAACTGAGCGACGCGGCCTCGGCGCTCGACTGGCTCCAGACCTTCAATCCCAACGCGTCGGCCTGCTGGATCGCCGGACACTCGTTCGGCGCCTGGATCGGCATGCAGCTCCTGATGCGCCGCCCGGAAATCGACGGCTTCATCTCGGTCGCCCCGCCGGCCAATTCGTTCGATTTCAGCTTCCTCGCGCCGTGCCCGTCCTCGGGCCTGATCGTCCACGGCAACAAGGACGAGCTGGTGCCGGAAAACTCGGTCCACAAGCTGGTCAACAAGCTGTCGCACCAGCGCGACATCCGGATCGAGTACAAGGTGGTGGACGGCGCCACCCACCTGTTCTCCAACCATGTGGAAGCGCTCGACAAGCACGTGGACGACTATCTGGACAACGCCCTGGGAAGCCGCATGGCGGCGGTCGCCGAATAGGCGGCCGTCAGCTTTCCAACTCCTCCCCATCCAGGCCGGCCTCCGCCAGCCCCAGCACGCCGAGCACGCGCCAGGCATTGACCAGGCGCAGGGTGCCTTCCCCCTTCTCCAGCGCCACGACGGTGGCGTGGTGGACGCCGGCCAGTTCGGCAAGCTCCTTCTGCGACAGCCGCTCCGCGAGCCGTCGTTCCCGGGCCATCCGGCCTATGCGGCGCAGCGAGGGAAGCTTATCCATAGAGCCTCCTCCAGGCTTCGCGCACCGTTCCGCGATAGGCCGCGGCCTGCTCCTCGGGCAGGCCGAGCGGCTGATCCAGATGGCCGAACAGC contains:
- the ppk2 gene encoding polyphosphate kinase 2, producing MGDGKTGGKKKKKAVLEMAGEVLRDAREVAAVEAHWHVLGSGQVPDKPVKKYKYIDELAKLQFELIKLQEWVRVEGLKVCIIFEGRDAAGKGGVIKRIAESLNPRVCRIVALGTPTEKERGQWYFQRYVAQLPAKGEIVLFDRSWYNRAGVEKVMGFCTDDEYEEFLRSCPLFEEMLVQSGIILIKYWFSVSDEEQERRFIERTTNPIKRWKLSPMDLESRKHWVEYSQAKDVMLKHTDLKRTPWYIVDADNKKRARLNCIAHLLRQIPYKDLLPEALELPPRQEDTGYKRPAKSDQRWVPGIY
- a CDS encoding ABC transporter permease; this encodes MTLNALSIAADRARHRLLPSGWTAATLLIACLVALPVVVVVSRIFIPTDGVWSHLASTVLPYYLGNTAKLVLGVGAGTLVIGVGTAWLVTMCRFPGSRVLEWALLLPMAVPAYVMAYVYTDLLQFVGPVQTTLRELTGWTRHDYWFPNIRSLGGAVAMLTLVLYPYVYLLSRAAFLEQSVCVLEVSRTLGRGPYRSFFGVALPLARPAIVAGLALVLMEVLADFGTVQYFAVDTFTTGIYRTWFAMGQPVAAAQLASVLMLFVLVLMLMERWSRGSAKFHHTTSRYRRLPSYRLRGLRGAAALAACVLPLLLGFLVPAAALLDLALEDGDALLGAMFWTLATNSILLAALTSVLAVALAVVLAYGLRLRPSPVLKGAVRIASMGYAVPGSVIAIGVLIPFARLDNALDAFLVEHFGISTGLLLSGTIAALIFAYLVRFLAVSFNTIEASLGKIRPNMDQASRVLGQTPSGTLVKVHAPLMLGSLLTAGLLVFVDVMKELPATLIVRPFNFDTLAVRTYQLAADERLAEASAPALAIVAVGILPVILLSVAITRSRPGHAED
- the upp gene encoding uracil phosphoribosyltransferase, whose protein sequence is MQTHPDFPNLFILSHPLIQHKLSHMRDRNRSTMGFRALLKEIALLMGYEITRDLPMTTERIETPLAPMDAPVLAGKKLAIVPILRAGLGMAQGLHELVPSAREGHIGLYRDHETKQPVEYLVKLPEPEGRIFVLVDPMLATGNSAAYACDVLNRHGVEDRNIRFMALVAAPEGVRVFQKSHPDVAVFTAALDSHLDENAYIVPGLGDAGDRMFGTK
- the rpmB gene encoding 50S ribosomal protein L28 produces the protein MARRCAVTGKGVMFGNNVSHANNKNRRRFHPNLQETSLLSDALGSMVRLRLSTNAIRTIEHKGGLDAFLLDTKDASLSLEARRIKRRIAAKVEQQQAAA
- the murI gene encoding glutamate racemase, with product MTFHDRPIGIFDSGVGGLTVLRALRERLPTEQLLYLGDTARLPYGTKSPETIARYAVQAAGLLVGRGIKLLVVACNTASAHALDALRDAYPQIEVTGVIEPGAEAACAASASGRIAVIATESTARAGAYEAAIRRIRGDAEIATRACSVFVALAEEGWLDGPVAEAAARRYLAPLFADKDAGSRPDTLVLGCTHFPLLSPVLETVVGPGVVLVDSARTTADRVALMLDRAGVASRNVHFPAEIRLLATDAPDRFARVAANFLPFPITPAMVELVDLQQASPAAGPARPSRPLEV
- the tenA gene encoding thiaminase II, with translation MAARLFDRLKEAAGPEWTGYTRHEFVRRLGDGSLPEASFRHYLIQDYLFLIHFARAYALAVYKSDTLADMRQAGASLSAILDLEMGLHVGFCAGWGLDEAAMAASPEATGTLAYTRYVLERGTAGDLLDLHVALAPCIVGYAEIAAELTADPATRLEGNPYRAWIEMYAGEEYRAVAAAEIDQLDSLYGRRGGEARFPDLARTFTTASRLEAGFWEMGLKLLP
- a CDS encoding ferredoxin family 2Fe-2S iron-sulfur cluster binding protein gives rise to the protein MPKITFIDTEGNKRDVDAPLGLSVLEIAHRNDIDLEGACEGSLACSTCHVIVEPEWYDLLTDASEDEEDMLDLAFGLTKTSRLGCQIIMSEELDGLTVRLPSGTRNMMG
- a CDS encoding molecular chaperone DnaJ yields the protein MIERKGGGARGGSGKGGIGGGPGTVAGDLVPCWLCSHSVSPRALFCHNCGTVQPPRSIDPFTRLGLPVRFDLDPATLERQFAGFRRTLAPERFESKGPREKSNARAQFDAFRHAYDTLRDPIRRARFLLDIVHGAGQPTPADPELDGMEAALAGAGDTAELDRVANQAARGTEQCIHDLSSAFRAGDLDAAALIVHRLERLEALTGAARRRRPGLRGDAP
- a CDS encoding cysteine desulfurase family protein, with amino-acid sequence MPGTAYLDYNATAPILPAVRDAVMAALETAGNPSSVHGFGRRARRLVEDARAEVAALAGVAPARVVFTSGGTEANTSALATGAARGNGRRVLVSAIEHDSVLETVPDAERIPVTRDGTVDLAALDRMLARDGGTALVSVMLVNNETGVIQPVAEASRLAHAHGALFHCDAVQGAGRIGIDADPLGIDLLTLSAHKLGGPHGVGALVVRDGIPIIPVLRGGGQEQRRRAGTENVAGIAGFGAAARLARDAADGTDRLGRLRDGLERRIAEAAEAAGVPVLIHGRAAPRVSNTTCVSIPGIPSETQIMALDLAGVAVSAGSACSSGKVKPSHVLTAMGVDAGAASSAIRVSLGWATGPEEIDRFVDAWSALCRRRARATAGS
- a CDS encoding Rrf2 family transcriptional regulator translates to MRLSTKGRYAVMAMVDLASSSRGGPIALADIAERQEISLSYLEQLFAKLRKGGLVKSVRGPGGGYLLAHPADAMRISDIILAVDEPIRATRCAAGSPAGCRTNRSRCLTHDLWEELGNQIHLYLSSVTVADVCERRILGSSHVMLPEAVSEPRAAAAE
- a CDS encoding alpha/beta hydrolase — translated: MPEVMINGPAGRIEGRYIHGKQPNAPVALFLHPHPHHGGTMNNRVVYTLFHAFGRRGFSTLRFNFRGVGRSQGSYDRGEGELSDAASALDWLQTFNPNASACWIAGHSFGAWIGMQLLMRRPEIDGFISVAPPANSFDFSFLAPCPSSGLIVHGNKDELVPENSVHKLVNKLSHQRDIRIEYKVVDGATHLFSNHVEALDKHVDDYLDNALGSRMAAVAE
- a CDS encoding helix-turn-helix transcriptional regulator; this encodes MDKLPSLRRIGRMARERRLAERLSQKELAELAGVHHATVVALEKGEGTLRLVNAWRVLGVLGLAEAGLDGEELES